The Campylobacter armoricus sequence TTAAATTTAAAAAATACTCTTCCTTAAAGGTCTTTTTTTCTTTTTTGATTTCTTTTACAGCAAGTGAAATTTCTTCTGAAGGTTTTAAAATTTTTTTATAAATATAGGCATAAATCAAATATGCTACAAGCCCACCAAGTAAAGGTGAAATCACCCAACTCATAGCTATTTTATAAATACCATTCCAATTTACCATGCTAAGAGCTTGTTCTTGATTAAAAAATACAAACCCCATGGCAATACTTGAACCAACAATACCTCCTATAATACTATGAGTAGTTGATACCGGGAGTCCTTTCTTGGTAGCTACAAAAAGCCAAATTCCTGAACTTAATAATGCTGAAAGCATTACACATACAAACACCATAGGATTAACACCATCAGGTAAAACCACTATGCCACTTCTTATAGTATTAGTTACTTCACCCCCTGCAAATACAGCACCACTTAACTCAAACACAGCAGCAATAATCAAAGCTTGTTTAATAGTAACTGTTTTCGCACCTACACTAGTGCCAAATGAATTTGCAACATCATTACCACCAACATTAAAAGCCATAAATATCCCAAACACACTAGCAAGGATAAATAAAATCATGGAATTGTTAGGGATATAATTATAACCCCATACAAAAAAGCACAAAACACTCACGATAAAAATAAAAAATGCAATAGCATTGTCTTTGCTCAAGTATTCTCCTTGGAATTTATTTTGATGAATTAATTTTAACAATTTTTACTTATGTTTTCTTTGATTTTTGAAAATTGAATGGCCGAATTTACCGCTTGAATATAACTTTTTAGACTGATTTTTTCATTTTTATAAGCTCTGTCATAAGCTGTGCCATGATCAACACTAGTACGAATGATAGGTAAATTTAAACTCACATTAATACTTTCATCAAAATACAAAGCTTTCAAAGGTGCTAAAGCAACATCATGATACATACTTACTAAATACTTACATCTACTTAGTGCAAAAGGTGTAAAAGCAGTATCAGCCACCAAAGGCTCACTAAGAAAAATATCTTTTTTATTAGAGTGTTCTTTTTCTTTTTGTTTTAAAAAATCTTCATTTTCTAAATTTTGCAAAAGTAAATCATCTTCTTTTAAAAATACATTTGCCATTCTTATAGCTTTTTTTATTTGTTTTTCTTCTTCTCCACCAATTACACCATTATCACTTGCATGCGGATTAAAACTTAAAACTCCAATTTTTTCAAAAAAAGTGCATTGATAAAAACTAATCAAAAATTTAGCTAGTTTAAAAGCTTTAATTTGCTTATAAACCTCTCTTAAAGCTATATGTTCAGTATATAAAGCCACAAAAAGCTTATCACACCCTAGCATCATAATGGCATCTTGTTTAAAAAAATCTCTCAAAGCTTCAGTATGCCCTTTATATTCTATACCAGCCATTTGCCAAGTTTTTTTATTAATTGGCAAAGTTACTAAAGCATCTAAAAATAAATTCGAACAATAACTAGCCCCTTCAAAACTTAAAAAAGAATAAGCCCCACTTTTAGCATCCAAATTTGCAGGATTTAACTCAAAATCAAAATCAATCACCTTGCTAGCTTGATATGAAAAATCATAAATTAAAAAATTTTCTTTTTCTTCTTTTAAGGCAAATTGTGGTTTTAAAGCATAAGAAATTTCAACTAAATTGATTTTAGATTTAGGGTTTATTTTCAAAAGTTTATTTGCTTTTTGAAATAATTCATAATGCACAAAATAATAAGGCTCACAAATTTTTACCAGCTCATCATGACAAGCTAATAAAATTTGCATACCTATGCCATTTAAATCCCCTATACTAATAGCAATTTTTTTCATCTTTTAATCAAAGCTTTCATTTGCAATATAGCTTTTTCTAAGCCTACAAAAACTGATCTTGCTACTATGCTTTGACCTATATTTAACTCTTCTATTTCTAAAATATCTACAATATTTTTTACATTTTTATAATTAAGCCCATGTCCAGCAGCTACTCTTAAATTTAAACTCTTAGCTAAACTTGCACTTTGTCTTAATCTTTGGAGTTCATTTTTTAAAAGCTTTTTGAGTTCATTTTTACTTAAAATTAACTCG is a genomic window containing:
- the pdxA gene encoding 4-hydroxythreonine-4-phosphate dehydrogenase, which codes for MKKIAISIGDLNGIGMQILLACHDELVKICEPYYFVHYELFQKANKLLKINPKSKINLVEISYALKPQFALKEEKENFLIYDFSYQASKVIDFDFELNPANLDAKSGAYSFLSFEGASYCSNLFLDALVTLPINKKTWQMAGIEYKGHTEALRDFFKQDAIMMLGCDKLFVALYTEHIALREVYKQIKAFKLAKFLISFYQCTFFEKIGVLSFNPHASDNGVIGGEEEKQIKKAIRMANVFLKEDDLLLQNLENEDFLKQKEKEHSNKKDIFLSEPLVADTAFTPFALSRCKYLVSMYHDVALAPLKALYFDESINVSLNLPIIRTSVDHGTAYDRAYKNEKISLKSYIQAVNSAIQFSKIKENISKNC